A region from the Methanofollis liminatans DSM 4140 genome encodes:
- the rpiA gene encoding ribose-5-phosphate isomerase RpiA encodes MTSKQANLEAKRIVGIAAAGEVEDGMAVGLGTGSTANYAIIRIGERIREEEIAVVGVPTSYQSAIRARAAGIRVADLADYPELDLTIDGADQVDAAFNVIKGGGAAHTREKCVADASTRILIVVDVTKVADRLHMPVPVEVVPYAATGVARHVGRLGGDAVIREGVKKDGPVITDNGNFILDCAFGTIEDPENLETSLNTIPGVLTSGLFTEYAEKMTVMVGGDGSYRILTRSDRVPSR; translated from the coding sequence GTGACATCCAAGCAGGCAAACCTTGAAGCGAAACGGATTGTCGGGATCGCCGCCGCCGGAGAGGTGGAGGACGGCATGGCGGTCGGTCTCGGCACAGGCTCGACGGCGAACTATGCGATCATCAGGATCGGCGAGAGGATTCGAGAGGAGGAGATTGCGGTCGTCGGTGTGCCGACTTCCTACCAGTCCGCGATCAGGGCGCGCGCGGCCGGCATCAGGGTGGCCGACCTTGCCGACTACCCTGAACTGGACCTGACCATCGACGGCGCCGACCAGGTGGACGCCGCCTTCAACGTGATTAAAGGGGGAGGGGCGGCGCATACGCGCGAGAAGTGCGTCGCCGACGCATCAACGCGGATCCTGATCGTCGTGGACGTGACCAAGGTCGCAGATCGCCTGCACATGCCGGTGCCGGTGGAGGTCGTGCCCTATGCGGCGACCGGTGTGGCGCGGCACGTCGGCAGGCTTGGAGGCGACGCAGTGATACGGGAGGGTGTGAAAAAGGACGGCCCCGTGATCACCGACAACGGAAATTTCATTCTCGACTGCGCATTCGGCACGATCGAAGACCCTGAGAACCTTGAGACCAGCCTGAACACGATTCCCGGCGTCCTGACCTCGGGGCTGTTCACAGAATACGCGGAAAAAATGACGGTGATGGTCGGGGGGGACGGGAGTTACAGGATTCTCACGAGATCAGACCGCGTGCCTTCTCGATGA
- a CDS encoding TATA-box-binding protein, translated as MHGNPEESLKIENIVASAKVTDSLDLPAISSRIQGADYNKKRFPGVVIRMQDPKIAALVFGSGKVVLTGAKSVESLSKGLEILGGKLRDLDIDIDADLTYTIQNIVTSADLGKPINLNKIAIGFNLDRIEYEPEQFPGLVYRLEDPKVVVLLFGSGKLIITGGKQPGDAKLAVRKIIADLSNLGLL; from the coding sequence ATGCACGGTAACCCGGAGGAATCTCTAAAAATAGAAAATATTGTTGCTTCCGCCAAAGTAACCGATTCTCTTGACCTTCCGGCAATCTCATCCAGGATACAGGGCGCCGACTACAACAAGAAACGCTTTCCCGGTGTTGTCATCAGGATGCAGGACCCAAAAATTGCGGCCCTTGTCTTTGGTTCAGGCAAAGTCGTCCTGACCGGGGCGAAGAGCGTGGAAAGTCTCAGCAAGGGCCTTGAGATCCTTGGGGGAAAGCTCCGCGACCTTGATATCGATATCGACGCCGATCTCACCTACACCATCCAGAACATCGTCACCTCTGCTGACCTTGGGAAACCTATAAACCTCAATAAGATCGCCATCGGCTTCAATCTTGACCGGATCGAGTACGAGCCCGAGCAGTTCCCCGGCCTTGTCTACCGCCTTGAAGATCCAAAGGTCGTTGTCCTTCTCTTTGGCTCCGGAAAACTGATCATTACAGGAGGCAAACAACCCGGGGATGCAAAACTTGCTGTCAGGAAGATCATTGCCGATCTCTCCAATCTCGGGCTCCTCTGA
- the acs gene encoding acetate--CoA ligase yields the protein MTEQDFSVPLEAPKYYRPDPSYREQSWIGDYEEAYQRFIADPDGFWRERAAEIEWFEPFDRVMEWDFPYARWFLNGKLNITHNCLDRHVQNGRANKVALFWRGEQGEEKAYTYSQLLRNVSAFANALKRMGVKKGDRVCIYMPVVPEQVIAMLACARIGAVHSVVFGGFGVNALNQRIRDSGSKVVITSDVSMRRGKEIQLKPIVEEAVVNAPSVEAIIVHRRGTPMVELHSEIELDFYELLERESHSCEPEVMDAEDPLFLLYTSGTTGSPKGIIHACGGYAVGTQYTTKYVLDVKEDDVYWCTADPGWITGHSYVVYGPLLNGATVFFTETTPDFPDHGIWWKLIRDYGVSIFYTAPTAIRMFMRVGEQWSDRYDLSSLRVLASVGEPLNPEAFEWFYHHIGRDRCPIVDTWWQTETGMHMITTMVGEPMRPGFAGKPIPGVVADVVDMDGRPVEAGNGGFLAIKRPWPSMLRTVYNDDDRYRKYWTTLDNLYTATDLAVKGHDGNIMVIGRADDLIIVAGHNIGTAEVESALVSHEATAEAAVIGVPDPVKGNQIKAFVILKDGYTGSDRLKSDLRYHVRMTVGPIAMPSEIEFVEALPKTRSGKIVRRVLRAKELGMDPGDTSTLED from the coding sequence ATGACAGAACAGGATTTCTCCGTGCCTCTGGAGGCCCCAAAGTATTACCGGCCCGACCCCTCGTACAGGGAACAGTCGTGGATCGGAGACTACGAAGAGGCGTACCAGCGGTTTATCGCCGATCCCGACGGCTTCTGGAGGGAACGTGCGGCCGAGATCGAATGGTTCGAGCCCTTCGACCGGGTGATGGAGTGGGATTTTCCCTACGCCCGGTGGTTCCTCAACGGAAAACTCAATATCACGCACAACTGTCTTGACCGCCATGTACAGAACGGCCGGGCAAACAAGGTGGCCCTCTTCTGGAGAGGGGAGCAGGGAGAAGAAAAGGCCTACACTTACAGCCAGCTCCTCCGCAACGTCTCTGCATTTGCAAACGCCCTGAAACGGATGGGCGTGAAAAAGGGGGACCGCGTCTGCATCTACATGCCGGTCGTGCCCGAACAGGTGATCGCCATGCTCGCCTGCGCCCGCATTGGTGCCGTTCACTCGGTTGTCTTCGGCGGTTTCGGTGTCAACGCCCTCAATCAGCGTATCAGGGATTCAGGTTCGAAGGTGGTGATCACCTCAGACGTCTCGATGCGGCGGGGAAAAGAGATCCAGCTCAAGCCCATCGTCGAGGAAGCGGTCGTCAACGCCCCGAGCGTCGAAGCAATCATCGTACACCGCCGGGGCACGCCAATGGTCGAACTCCACTCAGAGATTGAACTGGACTTCTACGAACTCCTTGAGCGGGAGTCGCACTCCTGTGAACCCGAGGTCATGGACGCCGAGGACCCGCTTTTTCTCCTGTACACGAGCGGCACCACCGGATCTCCCAAAGGGATCATCCATGCCTGTGGCGGGTATGCCGTCGGCACCCAGTATACGACAAAATATGTCCTCGATGTCAAGGAAGACGACGTCTACTGGTGCACCGCCGATCCTGGATGGATCACTGGCCACTCCTATGTGGTGTATGGCCCACTGCTCAATGGTGCGACGGTTTTCTTCACCGAGACCACCCCTGACTTCCCTGACCACGGCATCTGGTGGAAGCTGATCCGGGACTACGGCGTCTCGATCTTCTACACCGCACCGACGGCGATCAGGATGTTCATGCGGGTCGGGGAGCAGTGGTCTGACCGGTATGACCTCAGTTCGCTCAGGGTTCTCGCCTCAGTCGGCGAACCCCTCAACCCTGAGGCATTCGAGTGGTTCTACCACCATATCGGCAGGGACCGCTGCCCGATCGTCGATACCTGGTGGCAGACCGAGACCGGGATGCACATGATCACCACGATGGTCGGCGAACCGATGCGCCCGGGCTTTGCCGGCAAACCGATCCCCGGCGTTGTCGCCGATGTCGTTGATATGGACGGCAGACCGGTTGAGGCAGGCAATGGCGGTTTTCTGGCCATAAAACGCCCCTGGCCCTCGATGCTGCGCACTGTCTACAACGACGACGATCGCTACCGGAAGTACTGGACCACGCTTGACAACCTCTATACGGCGACCGACCTGGCGGTGAAAGGGCATGACGGGAACATCATGGTGATCGGCCGGGCCGACGACCTGATCATCGTGGCCGGCCACAACATCGGCACAGCCGAAGTTGAATCAGCCCTCGTCTCCCACGAAGCGACTGCTGAGGCGGCGGTGATCGGTGTCCCCGATCCGGTGAAGGGGAACCAGATCAAGGCGTTCGTCATCCTCAAGGATGGATATACCGGGAGCGACCGGCTGAAGTCCGACCTCCGCTACCATGTGCGCATGACTGTCGGCCCGATCGCCATGCCGAGTGAGATAGAATTTGTCGAGGCGCTGCCGAAGACGCGGAGCGGCAAGATCGTGCGGCGGGTGCTCAGGGCAAAAGAGCTCGGAATGGACCCCGGCGATACCTCCACGCTTGAGGACTGA
- a CDS encoding acetate--CoA ligase family protein, with protein MAKRMLSEAEGYELFQKYGVPTPAFQIVTGADEAAEAASEIGYPVVMKIISPQIVHKSDAGGVIVGISGAEEAKKAFNGIVASAKEYNPDAEIHGVIVEEMAKPGLELILGGKTDPAFGKVITFGMGGTLVELMKDVTLRILPVHESEIRTMVKEINAYPLISGYRGMKPRDEESLIAIITGVARFFEENPNVMEFDINPLRLYESGACAVDARIIVDDDYRPVGRKQRKLVPPEYFTPRSVAVIGASSDQKKMGYAVLHNLLHFPGQIYPVNNKRTEVQGLKSYPTVTAIPNPVDLAVITVPAVHVPKVMQECGEKGIPLVVVITAGFKETGPEGKVLEDRMLEIARSYNIRIVGPNCLGLIVPPRGLDTTYVHQSPNPGNIAFISQSGAIINTVVDWSLTQDIGFSAVFSVGNQSDLDFLDYLRFVEQDKNTKAVILYVEQLTDGREFMEVVSEVARKKPVVAIKSGSSQKGQQAASSHTGSLSGSYEVYMEAFRRSGVIPVRALRGAFEAAELLAAPSGYLKGRRAIVVTNAGGFAVLSSDYADMYGIQLIDLPAEIMDELNEFLPDYWSHGNPLDLLGDASEKRFEQVFEVLARHSDLWDIAFVVGFPNLVLTSEGLAKQVIKFTEKTPNPVIGTFLGGESMDAGIKLLKEHHIPNFDELEQTFKVVGRVVWQRCRAKSIGLP; from the coding sequence ATGGCAAAAAGAATGTTGAGTGAGGCTGAGGGGTATGAGCTCTTTCAGAAGTACGGCGTTCCAACCCCCGCATTCCAGATTGTCACGGGTGCTGATGAAGCCGCAGAGGCGGCATCAGAGATCGGCTATCCTGTCGTGATGAAGATCATCTCCCCCCAGATCGTGCATAAAAGCGATGCGGGCGGAGTTATCGTCGGCATTTCTGGCGCGGAAGAAGCAAAAAAAGCGTTTAACGGGATCGTCGCATCGGCAAAGGAGTACAATCCGGATGCGGAGATCCACGGCGTCATCGTCGAAGAGATGGCAAAACCCGGTCTCGAACTCATCCTGGGCGGAAAGACCGATCCGGCCTTCGGCAAGGTGATAACGTTCGGTATGGGCGGGACCCTGGTCGAGCTGATGAAGGACGTCACCCTGCGTATCCTCCCGGTCCATGAATCAGAGATCAGGACAATGGTAAAGGAGATCAACGCCTACCCCCTGATCAGCGGCTACCGCGGCATGAAACCCCGGGACGAGGAGAGCCTGATCGCGATCATCACCGGCGTCGCCCGGTTCTTCGAGGAGAACCCGAATGTGATGGAGTTTGACATCAACCCGCTCAGGCTGTACGAGAGCGGTGCCTGTGCGGTGGACGCCAGGATCATCGTGGATGACGACTACCGGCCGGTCGGCAGGAAACAGCGGAAACTGGTCCCGCCCGAATACTTCACCCCCAGATCGGTCGCCGTCATCGGCGCCTCCTCCGACCAGAAAAAGATGGGGTATGCCGTCCTGCACAACCTCCTCCACTTCCCCGGCCAGATCTATCCGGTGAACAACAAGCGCACCGAAGTGCAGGGGCTCAAGTCGTACCCGACCGTCACCGCCATTCCAAACCCGGTCGACCTTGCCGTGATCACTGTGCCGGCCGTTCATGTGCCAAAGGTGATGCAGGAGTGCGGCGAGAAGGGGATCCCCCTGGTCGTGGTCATCACGGCAGGCTTCAAGGAGACCGGGCCTGAAGGGAAGGTGCTCGAAGACCGGATGCTCGAGATCGCCCGGAGTTACAATATCAGGATCGTCGGCCCCAACTGCCTCGGCCTGATCGTCCCGCCCCGCGGCCTCGACACCACCTACGTCCACCAGTCCCCGAACCCCGGCAACATCGCCTTTATCTCCCAGAGCGGGGCGATCATCAACACCGTCGTAGACTGGAGCCTCACCCAGGACATCGGGTTCTCGGCGGTCTTCTCCGTCGGAAACCAGTCAGATCTCGATTTCCTGGACTACCTCCGGTTTGTTGAGCAGGACAAGAACACCAAAGCGGTGATCCTGTACGTCGAGCAGCTCACCGACGGCCGGGAGTTCATGGAGGTCGTCTCCGAGGTCGCCAGGAAAAAACCGGTCGTTGCGATCAAGTCGGGCTCCTCCCAGAAGGGCCAGCAGGCGGCGTCGTCCCACACCGGTTCGCTTTCCGGCTCATACGAGGTGTATATGGAGGCCTTCCGCCGGTCAGGCGTGATCCCGGTGCGTGCCCTCAGGGGTGCATTCGAGGCCGCCGAACTCCTGGCAGCGCCGAGCGGTTACCTGAAGGGCCGCAGGGCGATCGTGGTCACCAACGCCGGCGGGTTTGCCGTACTCTCCTCAGACTACGCCGACATGTATGGTATCCAGCTCATCGACCTCCCGGCCGAGATCATGGACGAACTCAACGAGTTCCTCCCCGACTACTGGAGCCACGGCAACCCTCTCGACCTCCTGGGCGATGCCTCGGAGAAGCGTTTCGAGCAGGTCTTCGAGGTGCTCGCACGCCACTCCGACCTCTGGGACATCGCCTTCGTCGTCGGATTCCCGAACCTGGTGCTCACCTCGGAAGGGCTTGCAAAACAGGTGATCAAGTTCACCGAGAAAACCCCCAACCCGGTGATCGGGACCTTCCTGGGCGGCGAATCGATGGACGCCGGGATCAAGCTCCTCAAGGAGCACCACATCCCGAACTTCGACGAACTCGAGCAGACCTTCAAGGTGGTCGGGCGCGTCGTCTGGCA